GAGATCGAACAAGGATCGATATCATCCGTACAATGGAGACCGGAGAAGCAATGGGTCCGGGCGGAACTATGTAAGAAAtaaaaggagaagtgatcgaggtccgAGTAACCGGAGACTCATGAGCAAACCAAGCTTCGATAGGCCTCGACCCCTACAATCCGATCTAATCCAAAAGGATCCGAACCAGATGTGTaaatatcacggcactcacggccacagaatAGAGGATTGCCGACAGTTGAGAGAGGAAGTGGCTCGACTATTCAACAATAGGCATCTTCGAGAACTCCcgagcgaccgagccaagaatcattttaggaatagggattctaacaaacaaaccaaacaagaggaacctcaacacgtcattaacatgatcatcggtggggtcgatgtACCTCAGGGGATGATGTtgaaacgcaccaaagtatccatcacaagggaaaaacagACTCGGGATTACGTATCGTACGAAGACACTGAGGGGATCATGCAGCCccataacgacgcactggtaatatcggtactcgtaaataaatctcgaattaagcgtgtgttaattgatctaggtagctcagccaacatcatcagatcgagggtcatggaacaactcggcctacaagatcagatcgcacctgcggtccgaGTCctgaacgggttcaacatggcatgcgagaccactaaaggggaaatACCATTACCGGTGAACGTCGCCGGAACCGTACAGGAAGCTaagttctatgtaatcgaaggggacatgagatacaacgctttGTTCTGGAGatcatggattcacaacatgagatCAGTTCCCTCGACACTACACCAGAcactgaaattcccaacacccaGCGGAGTCAAAACAGTTTATGGGGAACAACTGGCCGCCaaggaaatgttcgcggtcgatgaAGTGATCCCGGCATCCACAATTTCAACATTGAAGACTCCGAACCAGATGGTCAAAGACagggccaaatagcaatcaccgataccAGCCTCGGCATAATTAGAGGAATGAGGGGTAGGCGAGGACGATGACTACGGGGTCCCCAGGTCTTTCATGgcccccgatgactccgacgctaCAAAATCAATGGTCGAGGAACTGGAGCTAGTCGTACTGACTGAACACTTGTCCgattgaaaggtatacctgggcacgggattaagccccgagctcaggaaaaaactcattcaatttcttacaGCTAACagagattgtttcgcttggtcccaccttgatatgacaagGATCCTGCCGTAGATAACCATTCACAAGCTCTAACCGGTCAAGAAGAAGAGGAGGCCCctgtccgaggtcaaacatgctttcatcaaggccGAGCTATCCAAACTCcgtaaaatagggtccattcgggaggttaaatacccggaatGGTTAGagaacgtagtggtagtccctaaaaaaggaataaattaagaatgtgtgtagactataagaaTCTGAACAAGGCATATCCCAATGACTCCTTCCCTttacccaacatcgatcgcatgatcgatgccacggccgaccacgagatattcagttttctcgatgcctactccgggtacaaccaaatacggatgaatccgggtgatcaggaaaaaacctcttTCATCACTAAAAATGGCACATAGTGCTATACTGCTATAAcatgatgccattcgggttaaaaaatgccggtgccacttaccaacgactagtaaaccggatgttcaaggaacaaataggaaaatcaacgGAGGTTTATATtaacgatatgttggttaagtccctgcgagcagaggatcatttaaaacatttgcaggaaaccttcagcatattgaagaaatacaatatgaagctgaatccagagaaatgtgcgtttggagttggattaggtaaattcctcggattcatggtatccaactgaggaatcgagatcaaccccgacaagatcaaagccatcgaagatatcacggtcgtagacaacgtgaaggccgtgcaaagattaaccggacgcatagccgccctggggcgattcatctcgaagtcctccgataagagccactGATTCTTCTcaatattgaagaagaagaataacttctaatggaccccggaatgccaacgggccttggaggaactcaagcggtatctatcgagcccaTCGCTGCTTCACACGCCGAAGACAGATGAACAACTATAcatgtacttggcagtatcggagatagcggtaagtggagtcctggtttgggaagagcaaggtacggaATTTCCattttactatgttagcaggactctaggtgaggccgaaattaggtaccctcacctagaataattggcgctcgctttgctaagagCCTTTAGAAAgctgaaaccatattttcaatgtcatcctatatgtATTGTAATTACTTACCCATtgcgaaatataatgcataaacccgagctcttggggctattggccaaatgggcagtaGAGATCAGCgagtacgatattgaatatcgaccccagaccgccattaaatctcaaatattggcagacttcatggccgactttactcggccctaatacccgaggtcgaaagagagttgttaGTGAACTCGGGGACGTCTTTGGGAATATGGACCCTCTTTACAGATGGCACCTCAAACGCAAAAGGGTCCTGACttggcatcgttttgaagccactAACAGGCAATGTACTTAGataatctattagaactgtgaaattaagtaacaatgaggccgaatatgaggccatgattgcagggtTCGAATTAGCCAAAACCTTGGGGGCAGAAGTGATCGAAaccaagtgcgactccctcctcgtggtgaaccaagttaatgggacgttcgaggtcagagaagaatGACTGCAAAGGTACCTGGACTAGTTGAAGGTAatattacatcggttcaaagaatggactttgcaacacgtacctcgggattaaaacagtgaggccgatgcccttgctaacttagGATCATCGGTCGAAGACGACGAGTTACACTCGGGGGCAGATGTACAACTTATGAGAttggtagtggaagaaggtcatgccgagatcaactcaacaagcctaacttgggactggagaaacaaatatatagaatatctgaaGACCAGAAAAATGCCCTCGGACCcgaaagaatcgagggccctgcatTTGAAGGCAGCCCGGTTTACTTTTTCTGAAGACGGAACCatgttcagaagaacattcgatggcccgCTCGCGATATGTCTAGGACTGGGTGACATCGAGTACGTTCTGAGGGAAATTCACGAATGCACCTACGGAGATCATTCATGTGCCAaatcattggttcgaaaggtAATTAGAGTCGACTATTATTTgatcgatatggaaaaagacGTGAAGGAGTTCGTATGAAAATGTGATGAGTGCCAGAGACATGCTCCGATGATCCATCAATCCGGGGAGCTGCTGCATTTGGTtctgtcaccatggccattcatgaagtggggaatggacattgttggaccccttccatgggcacccggtaaggcccaatttatattgtttataactgactatttttctatgtGGTTGGAAGCCCAGGCATATgagaaggtcagggagaaggagttcatcgacttcatttggaaCCACATCATATTTTGGTTCAGAATATCGACCGAGATCATGTGCGACAACGGGAAACGATTCATCGacagcaaagtaagcaagtttctcgaagaccacaagatcaaaaggatcctatcaatgcCCTATCACCCTAGGGGGAACGGACAAgcagaatcgaccaacaaaaccatactcaaGAACCTAAAAAAGAGGTTAACTGacgccaaagggaaatggaaggaaatcctgcccgaagtcttatgggcataccATACGACCACgaagtctagtaccggggccaccccgttttcactggtttactgcgCCGAAGCTCTGataccggtcgaagtcggagaactaagtctcaggtttcgatatgcaaccaaggaatcaaacggcgaggccatgaatacaagcctaaatctattagatgaaaggtgcgaagccgcccttgttcgattggccgcccaaaagcagtggaccgagaggtattacaatcgaagagctaACCTTTGACACTTCAATgacggggacttagtgttaaggaaGGTTACACTAAACACCCAAAACCCGAACGAAGGAAAATTGGGGCCGAACAGggaaggtccgtatcaaattatcgagatcaccggaaaGGGGTCCTACAAACTCGGTGCAATGAGCGGcgagcaactaccgaacaactggaatataactcacttgaaacgatattactactaaggtacgaccccattcacttattttattttgaactaacacttgcaggtaacAAACAAGGAAGACACAagttttaggcctgaaagcacgcgttgcaatcttttttccttgaaccggttttgtcccaaatgggttttccggcaaggtttttaacgaggcaacagtaaatcaTGCTAAGTTAGAATTGAAGACCGGTTATGGACCGGTATCAAAGATCACAAcaacagtattcgaggcctcTCTATGATCGGCCTCGAACACTAGGGGGCATTATCCTCAGATAACGATTTTAGCAAGAAAAGAAACTTTATGATTGAATGGTCTCGGCTCGATCtataggatttactgtaagggccaaacggtcaaatgaattgTGCCCGCATAGgctgctcgagccctggcacaaagcTTATACACATGTGTAACTATTacgcacaagaataaaaagaagtcttTACCTTGCAGATAAGTATCTTGTCCCTTAAAACATTTCTCTTCCTTCTTAAAGGAGTTTCCTACATacgatcccctaaaggtatcTAGCCCAAGGGTCGCCTTATCCGGGTTCAAACGATCACTCTTaatcggggactgccgtccaaaaaTAAACTCGGATGGCTCGGGCTATCGGAGCCCGggggcacaagacctattaggcagcgcccgaaccttaaaggctacggccatccccattcggggattgttatcttaggcaagcccAGATAACTCGGGGTAACAAGCCTACTGGGCAACacccgaactaaaaaggctatGACCATGTTtaaacggctcggagacgtctgagacccgtaacaaaaaacaaggccttcaaaatttcataaccggttctaaaggctaccctgagcaaactataatctaaaaaatCACAAATACTTTGGGAAACAATTTCCGGTCATGCTGAACCCCTACGATGCCTTAAACAAAATGATGTCGAAGGCAAGGCCTGTTCGAACCTTCGAACATGACCTaactattttatgctaaggcatttcgcTTTTTGCAAACATAAAGAATAAATCAAAGGGAAACAAAACTCATAAACTATCGAAGGAAAAGACAAGCCTTATATTATATATACTAGGGGTgcgcataaaatccgaaaaactaAATTTcgaaccgaaccaaaccgaattaattcggtattttTGTATTTCGGTATAggattttcggtatttcggtacggtattcGGTATCGAGTTTTTGATATTTCCGTATACTGAAATACCGAATTACCGAAATATTTTAAGTCCAAGCTCACCTCTATTTTTATTTTCCAGCCCAATAAGCCTAAACCCAATACCCCAAGCCCCCTAATTCCATGTGTAAACTTGAATTCTGCTGCTCGTTAGATACTGGCCTGCTGCTCGTTAGAAATTTAAAATGATTTTCTTATAATGAATTCTGTTACTGGCATGCTGTTGCAAACTTGCAATTGCAATTGTACTGGTTGCTCATGCTTCCTTATCAAACCTTTTGGCTTTCTTGCTTAGATAAAGTGTATTTCCTAAGGATTACTTCATATGTTATCATTATGGACAGAATTTATTAAGTTATGGGTGATGAAAATTGAGAAAGCAACTTTAATTACATAAAAGAAAATACAGCAATGCCTTACATTGGAGAAAGTGCCGCTTAATATGCTTCTTCAATTGCTTGGTTCCACATATTTCACACACAATACTCATCTGTGAAATGCTTTATACAACCTGCTAGCTTAGCACAACGTGTCCACTATCCACTCTCCATTTACATCATGTATTTACGTCTGTAAAGCATTTCCTTTTAAAAATACAATTCCGTTAATGTATCaaaccgaaaccgtaccgaaccaaaataagaaataccgaaccgtaaCGAActattttggtacggtatttggtatacacaattgataaaccgaatacccAAATACTAAACCAAAGTTCTTAAATACCAAACCGAAGTACCGCATGCCCACCCCTAATATATAcagtctttacaaaggccaaatggccttaacaaaaaatacaaaagtacacaagtacaaaaaaaaaagcaaaaaacttCTACAAAGGCGTCTAAATAGCCTCGTCTTCTCCACCCCCGGATCCATCGGAACCCTcagagtcttcttcttcttcgggataggccaacttcttggcctcggcctcgagccCCTTAGCGGTTTCAATCTTGGTCGATAGAtcaaaaccccgagcatgaatctCTTCAAGGGCCTCTCTTCACGACTGTTGCTTCTCATATTCAACAATGTCCTTCAAGCGGTCCTGGGCCGCCTCGGCATCAAccttatattgggccaccatctcatCGGCATCAGCTTTAACCTCCACGGCCACTGAATTGGCCGTTTCAAGCTCCTTGGCCATAATTTCTAGCTCAGAGGTGGCCGAGCTCTTCAACCTTTTTGGCCTGCACCTCGACCTTTTATTTTGCTGCTCGAAGTTGGGCCTCAGCCAAAGACAGTTGTGCCTGAGCAGTCACCTTTTTCGAGGCCAGGCGGTCCATCCTGCCCCTCCATTCGTCGGTCTTGGCCTTGACAACGTCCATCTCAGCTCGCAGTTGATCGACCCGATCAATTTTTTGTTGGACCTGCGGATTCCGACTGTTAGTCACCAAGTCTAGTTCATCATCACTAACCTCAAAGACTTTTACCTCTTCCACCAGGACGTCATGTTCTTTCTGATCTACGTCCAACTCGGCCTGAAGACTCTTAGCCTCTTCCTCGCGTtgctcactgagaagtttgtacATATCTCTCTTCTCAGTAAGCTCTTTGGCTTCGGCCTTGAGGAGACACAACTCTTCTCGGTATCAGAGGAAGGTCTCGTGGTGAAACACCGAGGCCTGTGAATACAAGAAAAAATATTAAGATCATTAAGTAACCAAatctgaaaaatgaaaagagttagTAACACCTTACCCGATTCAACGCCTGTTGTACTTCGTTGAACAAGCATGAATATTCCACCTCTTTCATCCTTGCCTGGTCTTCTCCACTCACCAGGCACCGGAGATAACTAGCTACCCCAACAGGTGCGGAAAGGACCCGAGCGTCCTCTAGAATGGAGATAATGATCGATCGTTTCCAACCGGGATCGACACTCAGGGCAGGGAACCGGTAGACTAATCTCTGGCACGAACTAGACCCACCTGTCCCCAAGGGCGGACTTTTTCTTAGTACTTCTAAATCACCCAATCCGGTGACATCCTCCGTGGCAGTAGAATCCACGCCATAAAAAAAACTTTGGAGGGGATCAATTACTCCTTGCCCCTCATTTGAACGCTCCTTTACCACCTGAGCTTCACCGAACATTGAGTCCGTGAGCGAAGGCGATCCCGTTATATCGATGACACCAGGTGGAGCGGAACCAGTGTCTTGAGGGTTCTCGACCCTCACTGATGCATCAGCCTCATTAGTTTGGGAGAGATTATCCTCTATCATCCCCCCATTCGGTTGATGCCCGTTCTTTAGGTACCGATGACTCCCGGGTCACCAAAATTTCATCCTCTTCAGACTCACCCCTGAGCCGGTAAAGGGAGTCCGAATCAAGTATTCGGGAGCTGGAGGTTTCTTTTGGCTTGCGGATCAGCCTCCtccttggtttcttcttctctgAGCTCGGGGAGCTCGGAGCCCTCCTCCTCTTCTTTTCTCCGGCCTGACCCGGAGCAGGACACTTGATGGGCAAGTCCTCCTCACGAGCCGAAGGCCTCAGTTTGACATCCTTGGATAAACttgaaaaaacaaataaaacaagtAATTGGTTAATGATGCAAAAGGGAAACCAAATATTACTCATGAAAGAGATCTCACCGTgcgaacgggcctcccatcggccctttgaaagCTCGCACCATGAACGCTCGGAATAAGGCCTTTGTAATATGATgtcctcgacccactccttgagtcgggGAACTGCATTCGAGATCTGAGCAAcagctgcaccaccacaaaacaccaataagaagaaaggaaaagagcGATAAATTAAATCTTGGGAGCAAAATTATACTTACGTGacatgttccacttctcagggaatggcATGTGCTCGGCCGGGATcaagtccgaggtcctcactcggacgaaATGACCTAGCCAACCTCGACCCCTATCTTAATCGATACTCGAGAACGAGGCTTTACTGGCTAGATGGGCGAGCTTTATCAGTCCCCCCGGTAGAGTCGGGGATTGTATAATCGCATGAGGTGGTCGATATTGAAGGGGCACCCTTCGATCTTACTTACAAAGAAATagaggaggattacgatcctccagaaagaagggtgaatttgaccAAGGGTTACCTCGTATATTTTGCAAAAGTCGATGATAACCGGGTCCAAGGAGCCCAgcatgaagggataagtgtaaacacttagaattcCCTCGATGTGGGTGGTGATGGCTTCATCAGGTTCTGGAAGCACCACATGTTTGTCAACCTAGTTGCAATCCTCTTTGACTTCGGGACCTCGAGACCTCCTCACACCGGCTTGGTACGGAGGAGGATTTTTCGACCTTAAAATCAGCATTAACCGGGCACCCCCAGGGATGAACATTTTCAGAGGAGGTTTCGGTACCGGTTCCTCGACACCAGTACGCGAAATGACTTCTTCGTTAGCCGGCTGCGAGGTAGagagtttctttttggggaacagaTATTGAAGTCTTCACTATTTCTTTGAAAGATGGagaaaaaatgaggaaaaagaagaagttaaaagAGTACACTTGATGGTTTGAGATGAAGATGAATGAAAGCTTTTTTAAAAGATCTCAAAGTGAACGGAATATAAGTGCTTGGAAATATTGAAATTTCTTAGACACGAGGGTAGAAGATTtggatgtaaagtttgaatgaacaaatgagggggtatttatattttttcagCGAAGGTTGGCATCCATGAGTGGCCGATCGGCAACTGACAAAcgtttaatgccattaagactcTGTCGCGGGGTATCGAAGTAAGAATCGGAAGCTCATGTCATTTTTTGTCATCTACCCTCCGAAAAacgaggagactatctgtatacggtcgaaattgaGCTCGCCTACAACATCGAAGGACAGGCTCAGAACATGGTTGAAGATCGATCCCAAGTCCCACCGAGCTAGAACTCGGGGTCAGAACGCCTGCCTTCGAGAACGTTGAGTCTGTGATCCCACAATCGACCCCAGCCCCAAACGAGCTCGGagaaacattgttagcataaccaacagaagaccgaaatattcGTGACCAGTCGGATATTGCGGCAGGAATCTCGACACGTGTTAATAGAGAATCGATAATCAGCAAATcaagggatttttaccttttatagaattgtacctaaagtaggactcctatactatataaaaggggtctGATTACTTGTAAAAGGGCATGGTAACatgcattccaaagcaatacattattattatctttAAGATCTTATTCTTCTGTCTTGATATCGATCGAAATACGTTCGGCTCGAGGGTAGCTAACCTTCCAAGGATGAAACTGTTCAATTcttgtggtttgcatttactttattattatttattttaattgcaatttgatttatcattttgtgtcaagttaatccacatatcattaaaatcacttacaaattcaattgttatctgattttgagggtaaacacatGTGTATATTGTAATCATAAAAGTATTTTGAGATGAATGTGTACCATTCTGCAGTGATAACGCTAACAAAGTGGTGTGAAAAGGACTACCATATTATTAACGGAGTAAATATGAGTATCATCATGCTAAATGCAATTGAGGCTGCAAGAATGAAAGTATTTTTCATACTCTGGGCACTTTATTCCTACCCTGAGAATTTGGTTTCTTATAGTTATTCTCAAAAATGAATTTGAGTTTTCTCTTTCATATGACCCCAGCTTTGAATTGTATTTTATTTACAGGTACCATGTGGCTTTGTGCAAAATAATTGTAGAGAAATGGATCAGAAAAATGTCGAATATGACAAGAACTCTCGATCTTTATGTTGCCACTGTTTTTTTTGATGCATATGATACCCTCACCATCTATAAAATATAAGGTGCACGTTCTCAGAAGCTCTTTTGTGTTCTTATGGTTATGGGTAAAACATAATCGTATTGggacctttttttcttttaagagGAACTATTGAAGACTGAAGCTACAATGTACAAAAGCTAGGGACTAAACTGCACTTTATCAAACTTCTAACTGAAATAGgaaattatttattaattaccttGTGTTAGTTACAGATATGAAAGAATCTGTAGAGCAGATTCTTCATGTATATATACTCATGATCAGCTCATTGTATAGAGaacaattcaatgaaatgaataCAATACACTTTACTTCCTCCTCTCTTAAGATCATCTAATTCTCTCTTCTTCCTCGACTCCATTTCTGCTTCTATTCTTTCTTCTTCTGTATTTATTTCTTGAGTTCTTAGCTCGCATAATACTCAAATTAGttcatggtatcagagtagtAAAGCCTCAGAGCTTGAAGATCGAGTAAATTCCGCAAATCATTTGAAGAAAGAAAGatctttcaaatcaaagaaacaaGAATGAGTAATACTACAGATTAAGAAGCAATTGCAAGTGCTGTTGCGCCTGGAGGAAGAAACAGTCAAGCTTCTCTGGGAATCGACTATAGTCACCCTCTATTTCTTCATCCGTAAGATGTTAGTGGTATACAAATTATCTCCTTTTAACTTACAAGTATATAAAACTATTCTATTTGGTTTCGTTCAATGAGAATTTCTCTATTAGGAAGGAATAAACTAGGACTTGTGGATGGCTCTTGTAAAAAAGAGGATTTTCCTAAAGCTGTGGGAAATCATTGGGAAAGGGTTAATGCCATAGTTCTTTCTTGGATAATGAGTTCAGTTGCTAAAGGACTTCTAGGAGGTATTATGTATGCTACTAATACCCAGGCTGTTTGGGAAGAATTGTATGAACGATTTAACAAAATTGATGGTTCAAGAACCTTTAATATTCATAAAGAGATTGTTACTTTAACCCAAGAAACTACTTTTGTGTCTAACTATTTCTCAAAATTAAAAGACTTATGGGAAGAGTTTGAGGCATTAGTTCCTGCTCTTAGCTGCAACTTTGAAAAATCCTAGACTGCATCTGCAGAAACTGAAGTTGTTTCAATTCTTAATGGGGCTTAATGACTCATATGCCCAGGCAAGAAGACAAATCTTGCTCATGAGCCTAATGTCATCTGTAAACCAAGCCTACTCTATGGTTATAAGTGATGAAAGCCAAAAATTAGTCAAAAATGTGGCTGGTATCCTCGGTGTTAATCCTGCAGTAATGCCAGGAAACTATGAAGCTACTATGTTCACCAGAAATGGTGGTGGAAATCAGAACCACAAGTTCAAAAAGAACTATAATTTGTAGTGTGAAGTATGCAAACTTAAGGGGCATACCAAAGAAACCTGCTATAGGGTGGTAGGATACCTTCCTAAATTCAGGAAAAGGAAATTTAGGCAATCTGCAGCTTATAATGTACAGATGGACAATTGTACTTCTCAGGCTAGTCAGAATAGTAGCTACAATAATTTTTCACAAGCCAGCTTTCCATCGACTAAACCAAGAGTGGATTACTCTGACATGCAGCATAAATCAGACACTCTTAATGGACAGAATACCAACACTGTCCCTACATTATTTACCAAAGAACAGTACAATCAGCTTTTACAAATGATAAACAAAGAAGAAGCAACATCAACTTACTCATCTAATACAACAGGTAAGCATAATGAGTGCATTACTACTAAGACTCTTCAGGAATGGATCATTGACATAGGTGCAACCGATCATATGGTGTCAAGCTTAAGCTGTCTGAATAGTGGTACTATAATTAAGTCTGAAATACCAAAAAAAGTA
The nucleotide sequence above comes from Nicotiana tabacum cultivar K326 chromosome 12, ASM71507v2, whole genome shotgun sequence. Encoded proteins:
- the LOC107770513 gene encoding uncharacterized protein LOC107770513, which encodes MRISLLGRNKLGLVDGSCKKEDFPKAVGNHWERVNAIVLSWIMSSVAKGLLGGIMYATNTQAVWEELYERFNKIDGSRTFNIHKEIVTLTQETTFVSNYFSKLKDLWEEFEALVPALSCNFEKS